In Crinalium epipsammum PCC 9333, the genomic window TACTTGCGGCAGTTCATCGATCTCGTAAATGAAAGGTATGCTTTCGAGAAAATTTCCGGCTGACCTGCCGTAATTAACTGTAAACATCTCCTTAGTGTAAGCATCAAAGGCAGGATGTGCTGTACTTAAAATTGGTAGAAACGGTAATTTTAACGAAGTTTCTGATCGCCACTCTTGATTTGCTCCTATAGGGGTAACAACCTCAAGGGTTTCTGTATCAATCTCATACGGACGACCAGCATCATAAGTTACCAACAAACGGTCGTTGCCGTTACCACTAGATGGTATTGGCAAAAAAGCCGTATTCAATTCATTACGCAAACCCAAAGAGATAGTAAATCTGGAAATGCCATGATTGCGAAATTGATATTTGGCATACTTAGTTCCAGGGCGTGTGGCTTTGTCTGCGTAGTAACATGGTGGCTTGAGAAGCTTTGTCTTTAACTTGACTTTTCCTGGTTGATTAAAGTCAAGGCGGTAAACCATGCCATCGCCATCTAAAATGGAAGTACCGTCAGGATCGGGAAAGTCGCCGGAGTTGACAGAACCTACTGGGCCGACAACGAACACATGACCATGCAAGTGTTCTGGTAAATTTCCTGCAATAATTTGTAGTTCGATATCACTTAATTCACATCTACTAGGAGTCATAATTGACTCAGGAACTAAGGGATAACAATTAGCTATTAATTCTTGGGTTGATTCTGGAGTTGATTGATTCATATTTTCAAGATTCCCAATTTCAACAGCTTGTTTTAGGTAATACAACTTGCAGTGAACAAGCTACGGATAACAACTTGCTCATGCTGTGTTTATTGATCTCTAATATCAATTACAGATCAATCTGGTGCGTCACTGTGCCATCCCATTACCAGGTTGCCTTATAAAGCATCTAACTACTTAGCGTTTTGCCAGTAAACTTAATCGAATGGTACTCTACGGGCGATCGCGCAGAGAGTAATTTATGAGATTTTTTAATATATCCCAGGGAACAGAATCTCGATTTTGGCAAGCAAAGAGAAAAAACTTAATTGTTTTTCCTTTAATCTTTGTGTTATTACCAACTTCTGATTGCCTGTAGCTATATTATAGAAAGGCGTAATATACAATGTCTCTTGCACCCTGGCGATCGCATCTCGCAGATGCTCTTGAGCGAAACCGTAGTCTACCTTATGCTCGTTACTTACAACTAGCAACAGTTCGCACTGATGGGCGACCTGCTAATCGTACAGTGGTATTTCGAGGGTTTCTAGAAGATACGAATCAACTTAAATTTATCACAGACTCCCGCAGCGAGAAGGTAGAACAAATCCAGCATCAATCTTGGGGAGAAGCTTGCTGGTATTTTCCTGAGACACGGGAACAGTTTCGGATTTCCGGTCAGCTAATCGTGGTAGGCGATAATCATAGTGATGCGAGGTTAGTGCGATCGCGATCTGCCACGTGGCAAGAACTTTCTGATGCGGCTCGTTTACAATTTACTTGGCGCTACCCTGGTAAAAATAGGGAGGAAGATTCGCAAGCTTTTTCGCCAACGCTACCAGACGCGGTTGAACCATTACCAAATTTTTGCTTATTGCTACTCGAACCAATAGAAGTAGATCACCTAGAATTACGAGGTGATCCACATAATCGCTGCCTTTACCGTCTTGATAGCATTCAAGCAGTAAATCCTTAATAATCAATTAACAATTATCTAGGTTGGGTTGCGCTGCGCTTAACCAACCTACAAACTCATCAGCATTGATAATTGTTAATTTTTAATTGATCAAATGCCTGCGCCATCTAAAAAGTCCCGAATTATGCCATCATCAACACCGCAACAGGGAGCGGCTCCCACTGGCACTTTTGATGAGTCATTGTCTGCTTTAGCTTTATGAAATACAGCCATTGTCAAAGAAGGTTGCTGTTGTAGCTCTTGCACGTGCTGCTCAAGGGATTCAATTCGGTCGATCAAGGCACGAATTACTGCCGCTTCCGAGTCAGGCAAACTACCATGCTCCAAGGGATTTACCTTTACACCAGAGCGGTACAGAATCCTACCAGGAATACCTACTACTGTGCAATCAGAAGGTACATCGCGTAGCACAACTGAACCAGCACCGATACGAACGTTGCTGCCAATTTCGATATTACCTAAAACTTTAGCACCAGCACCAACTACTACATATTCGCCTAATGTTGGGTGACGCTTGCCGCTTTCTTTACCAGTACCCCCAAGGGTGACACCCTGATAAATTAAAGCATAATCTCCTACAATGGCGGTTTCCCCAATCACTACACCCATGCCGTGATCAATAAATACACCCCGTCCAATTTGCGCTCCAGGGTGAATTTCAATCCCAGTAAAAAAGCGTGCTAAGTGGGAAATAAATCGCGGAATGAGAGGAAGTTTAAATGAGTTTAACCAATGAGCAAAGCGATGAAATAGCAGCGCCTGTAACCCTGGATAGCACAACAAAACTTCCAGCCAGTTGCGGGCGGCAGGATCTCGCTCGAAGATAATACGAAAGTCAGCTAAGAAAGTAGAAAACACTCTTAGTTACCACTTTTGGCAAAATAGTCCACATACTATCTTATCGTTATAGGGGTGTTTCGAGCGTACCTCTGCCAAAATGCCTAAATTGCGACTAAATTAAATTTACTCTTGGATAAAAAGAGTGTAGTTCCAAGTTTGCTTAGATTCAATTGAACCTACCCAAACTTGATACTCGCCTGCTTTCCACTTGGTGTCGGAGATAGAGGCATCTTTAGTTTTGCCTGTATCATCACCACAGCGAATAGTGCCACCAGGACCTTTAATTACTAAGGTGGTGTCTTTACCTCGGCTATTTACTTTTATTTGCAATCGGGCAAAGTCTTTCTGCAAGATTATGACGTGATCTGGGGCAGGAGACGCAAAACCGATACAAGCGTTATTATTGCGATCGCGGTTAGCAATTGATGGCAGAGAATAAGAGCCATCGGTGTAACCTCTAATTGATGTTTTTTTAAAACCTGGCGTTAAGGTTAATTCACCAAAATTGGCGTTTTCGGCTATTGATGGCGTAGCAAATAACGCTGTGGTTAAAGTTAAAATTCCTAAATTTTTGAAAAAGCGCATACTATTACCTTCATGAGTGATTAAAATT contains:
- the cysE gene encoding serine O-acetyltransferase, whose translation is MFSTFLADFRIIFERDPAARNWLEVLLCYPGLQALLFHRFAHWLNSFKLPLIPRFISHLARFFTGIEIHPGAQIGRGVFIDHGMGVVIGETAIVGDYALIYQGVTLGGTGKESGKRHPTLGEYVVVGAGAKVLGNIEIGSNVRIGAGSVVLRDVPSDCTVVGIPGRILYRSGVKVNPLEHGSLPDSEAAVIRALIDRIESLEQHVQELQQQPSLTMAVFHKAKADNDSSKVPVGAAPCCGVDDGIIRDFLDGAGI
- a CDS encoding Npun_F5749 family FMN-dependent PPOX-type flavoprotein, coding for MSLAPWRSHLADALERNRSLPYARYLQLATVRTDGRPANRTVVFRGFLEDTNQLKFITDSRSEKVEQIQHQSWGEACWYFPETREQFRISGQLIVVGDNHSDARLVRSRSATWQELSDAARLQFTWRYPGKNREEDSQAFSPTLPDAVEPLPNFCLLLLEPIEVDHLELRGDPHNRCLYRLDSIQAVNP